One Fulvia fulva chromosome 12, complete sequence genomic region harbors:
- a CDS encoding Thioesterase-like protein TwmA produces the protein MAPLELPGIGRVRQGQYYAELTDECSNFGIVHGGYFSSLLAKAATFYLFDEHKIDLGHTYTLHIEFLKPGRAGPIEFQTELVRKGSSMATVHVVAKQYSKPVAVGYFSNVDLRKSGALSLPPALKLLPAVQAAEVSGFESGHQTEWLPVFFPKIEGNPMSGLVHNKWMVHKQGHMDPSVADFWFAWKEPERTWTNDWLGFIVDQVPMIVENYLPMPNTGIDAFVAYAKASKAGELEGKEAPDWVSKNWYVTQSLDLEVKRLLEPGKVRWLFCRAQTKEIVNGRSDMEVLVLDPDMNLIAIGHQIIIVKSLEWAKKGAKVPASSNGPNSGVSSPRI, from the exons ATGGCGCCGCTAGAGCTGCCAGGCATCGGGCGCGTGCGACAAGGTCAATATTATGCAGAACTCACCGACGAATGTTCCAACTTCGGCA TCGTGCATGGAGGATATTTTAGCTCACTGCTGGCCAAGGCCGCAACATTTTACCTCTTCGACGAGCACAAGATCGACCTCGGTCACACATACACTTTGCACATCGAGTTCTTGAAGCCAGGTCGAGCCGGTCCGATCGAGTTCCAAACGGAGCTGGTCCGCAAAGGATCATCGATGGCGACCGTCCATGTGGTCGCCAAACAATACAGCAAGCCGGTGGCCGTTGGCTACTTCAG TAATGTCGACCTACGCAAGTCCGGGGCTCTGAGCTTGCCCCCTGCCCTGAAGCTGTTACCGGCTGTGCAAGCTGCAGAAGTATCCGGATTCGAATCAGGGCACCAGACAGAGTGGCTGCCTGTGTTCTTTCCAAAGATCGAAGGAAACCCCATGTCAGGTCTCGTGCATAACAAATGGATGGTACATAAGCAAGGTCACATGGACCCGAGTGTGGCCGACTTTTGGTTTGCTTGGAAGGAGCCTGAAAGGACCTGGACGAACGACTGGCTCGGCTTCATTGTTGACCAAGTACCTAT GATAGTAGAGAACTATCTACCCATGCCGAACACGGGAATTGACGCTTTCGTCGCATACGCCAAGGCATCTAAGGCTGGCGAACTTGAGGGCAAAGAAGCGCCTGACTGGGTCTCTAAGAATTG GTACGTGACCCAAAGTCTTGACCTCGAGGTCAAGAGACTGTTGGAGCCCGGCAAAGTCCGCTGGCTGTTCTGCAGGGCACAGACCAAGGAGATAGTAAACGGCCGATCAGACATGGAGGTACTAGTCTTAGATCCTGACATGAATTTGATCGCTATCGGGCATCAGATCATAATCGTCAAAAGTCTCGAGTGGGCAAAGAAGGGTGCCAAAGTACCCGCTAGCAGCAATGGCCCGAACAGTGGAGTATCAAGCCCAAGAATCTAG